In one window of Haloimpatiens sp. FM7315 DNA:
- a CDS encoding linear amide C-N hydrolase translates to MISLTTLLPGGYTSPERFVRTAYLKAHIPVPKKTEDSIMSCFHIIENVSIPRGAVISSRGSYDYTKYTAFINTNTCEYFFRTYDNMNIAKVGLFDNYEWKDEPFSLGKLAHPMVFQKWNKK, encoded by the coding sequence ATGATTTCCTTAACTACATTACTTCCAGGAGGCTATACATCTCCAGAAAGATTTGTTAGAACTGCATACTTAAAAGCACATATACCAGTACCTAAAAAAACTGAAGATTCAATTATGTCTTGCTTTCATATTATTGAAAATGTGTCCATTCCAAGAGGTGCAGTTATATCATCTAGGGGTTCTTATGACTATACTAAATATACAGCGTTTATTAATACTAATACCTGTGAATATTTTTTTAGAACCTATGACAATATGAATATTGCAAAGGTAGGATTATTTGATAATTATGAATGGAAAGATGAGCCTTTTAGTCTTGGAAAATTAGCGCATCCAATGGTATTTCAAAAATGGAATAAAAAATAA
- a CDS encoding hemerythrin domain-containing protein: MDGISLLIEEHSNIQRMLKVIKIACLGLAKGAEVNLYDFDEMIDFIVNYENRHHQYKEEKFLFKKILNEIEFTGDGLNKNGVFNEHELGRKYIEKLQVALSKVRNGDDYGKIEVISTFMLYIKLISKHVSKEENSIYFFANQKLPKEILDKFNDECYYFEKEAIIVGLQYKYIKVLEVLEKKYLKPLEKVVDNEYII; the protein is encoded by the coding sequence ATGGATGGAATTTCATTGTTAATAGAGGAACATAGCAATATACAAAGAATGTTAAAAGTCATAAAAATAGCTTGTTTAGGGCTTGCTAAAGGAGCAGAGGTTAATTTATATGATTTTGATGAAATGATTGATTTTATAGTTAATTATGAAAATAGACACCATCAGTATAAGGAAGAAAAATTCTTATTTAAGAAAATATTAAATGAGATTGAATTTACCGGGGATGGTTTGAATAAAAATGGTGTATTTAATGAACATGAACTTGGAAGGAAATATATTGAAAAGTTGCAAGTGGCACTTTCTAAAGTTAGAAATGGTGATGACTACGGAAAAATAGAAGTTATATCGACTTTTATGCTATACATAAAGCTAATATCAAAGCATGTAAGCAAAGAAGAAAATAGTATATATTTTTTTGCAAATCAGAAACTACCAAAAGAAATATTAGATAAATTTAATGATGAATGCTATTATTTCGAAAAAGAGGCTATTATAGTTGGACTACAATATAAATACATTAAAGTTTTGGAAGTTCTTGAAAAGAAGTATTTAAAGCCACTAGAAAAAGTAGTTGATAATGAATATATAATATAA
- a CDS encoding transposase has protein sequence MRGRSYTNELKESIINEVKEVGNVSLVSRKHGISKSTIFTWIKNSKQKMKLR, from the coding sequence ATGAGAGGCAGAAGTTATACAAATGAATTGAAGGAATCAATAATAAATGAAGTAAAGGAAGTTGGAAATGTTTCCTTAGTTTCAAGAAAACATGGAATTTCAAAATCAACTATATTTACATGGATCAAAAATTCTAAACAAAAAATGAAATTAAGGTGA
- a CDS encoding transposase yields MFCVDGLNGFKEAIGAVYPFAKIERYIIHQIRSSMKYIPFKDRRAFVTDLKSVYGAINEETVMNNLISMKEKWNDKYPNAIKSWEDNWDNLSTFYAFPSYIRRIIYTTNVIESLNSQFRKVTKTKLIFPNDDSLLKMLYLAVQRVERKWTRQYRQWDLVVNQLKIVFSEILTPGA; encoded by the coding sequence ATATTTTGTGTTGATGGCCTTAACGGCTTTAAAGAAGCTATTGGTGCAGTGTATCCATTTGCTAAAATTGAGCGCTATATAATTCACCAAATAAGATCTAGCATGAAATATATTCCATTCAAAGATAGGAGAGCATTTGTTACTGACTTAAAGTCTGTATATGGTGCAATTAATGAAGAAACTGTTATGAACAACTTAATATCGATGAAAGAAAAATGGAATGATAAATATCCAAATGCTATTAAAAGTTGGGAAGATAATTGGGATAATCTAAGTACTTTTTATGCTTTTCCTTCTTATATCCGAAGGATAATTTATACAACAAATGTTATTGAAAGTTTAAATAGTCAATTTAGAAAAGTAACTAAAACTAAATTGATATTTCCAAATGACGATAGTCTATTAAAAATGCTTTATCTTGCTGTTCAGAGAGTTGAAAGGAAATGGACTAGACAGTATCGCCAATGGGATTTAGTTGTAAATCAACTAAAAATAGTATTTAGCGAAATTTTAACACCAGGAGCATAA
- a CDS encoding IS3 family transposase, with protein MKDKVIVAKKYINQGFNAVFVLKIVGLSRSTYYYNLSVEGKEKYKPVGGKPKGYSLTEKGKKICDDEIKEYILKAIDGDAINYGYRKIMHYLKREYGLIINHKKAYRLCKELDILKNQRVIKPKVKRSIAINRSITGSNQLWEMDIKYGYVEGEDKFFYMLNIIDIFDRSIVDYHMGFHCEAKDATALLRKSLIRRHLFEEGAKRPVIRTDNGPQFVSYKFKECCEELKLHHERIPVKTPNKNAHVESFHRILEDECFKSNEFESYKEAYETVNDFITFYNNRRLHSSLGYRTPNEFYHLYSGEQLTNIEIRV; from the coding sequence ATTAAAGATAAAGTAATCGTTGCTAAAAAGTATATAAATCAAGGATTCAATGCAGTTTTTGTTTTAAAAATAGTTGGATTATCAAGGTCAACATATTACTACAATTTAAGTGTAGAAGGCAAAGAGAAATATAAGCCGGTAGGCGGAAAACCCAAAGGATATTCATTAACTGAAAAAGGTAAAAAAATTTGTGATGACGAAATTAAGGAATATATTTTAAAAGCTATAGATGGTGATGCTATAAACTATGGTTATAGAAAAATAATGCATTATCTAAAGCGTGAATATGGACTTATTATAAACCATAAGAAAGCATACAGACTATGTAAAGAACTTGATATTCTAAAGAATCAAAGGGTTATAAAACCTAAAGTCAAGCGAAGCATTGCTATTAATAGATCTATAACGGGTTCCAATCAATTGTGGGAAATGGATATCAAATATGGATATGTTGAAGGAGAAGATAAATTTTTCTATATGCTTAATATTATAGATATCTTCGATAGAAGTATTGTAGATTATCATATGGGTTTTCATTGTGAAGCAAAGGATGCTACCGCATTATTAAGGAAAAGTTTAATTAGAAGACATTTGTTTGAAGAAGGTGCTAAAAGACCTGTTATAAGGACTGATAATGGTCCACAGTTTGTAAGTTATAAATTCAAGGAATGCTGTGAAGAACTTAAGTTACATCATGAAAGAATACCAGTAAAAACACCAAATAAAAATGCACATGTTGAATCTTTTCATAGAATACTTGAAGATGAATGTTTTAAAAGTAACGAATTTGAGAGCTATAAGGAAGCATATGAAACAGTAAACGATTTTATTACTTTTTATAATAATAGAAGGTTACATTCAAGTTTAGGATACAGGACTCCTAATGAATTTTACCACCTTTATTCTGGAGAGCAGCTAACTAATATTGAAATAAGGGTGTAG
- a CDS encoding DNA methyltransferase, which yields MAKPTKQFTQAKKRTIIKEHLLIAPELSNRQISKIIGCSPTTVGTIRQELIDKNAQFGHRHTQDDSWTKHPYFIANKDKLLSKGLSDKSLRALKNKLVLDKMAEIGSLSPRYAQRLLYKEKKLANKDKNITVSEQDVRVFLGDVRTGLPQIADGSVSLCFVDIPYDRKAVEELTPHIAKTAARILSDGGSLLLMVGGSHLDIALNKLTTTDKALKFQWDIAYVCQRGTPLIQGRRVTTAVKHILWMVKGKYDGPIQYDLIYTPPDNADKEPHPWGQSVEGIKCILERWSVEGDTIADIMCGGGSTAQAALELGGRKLVLSDIDPKSVKTTKNLVAKMFGAK from the coding sequence GTGGCTAAGCCAACAAAACAGTTCACACAAGCTAAAAAAAGAACTATTATAAAGGAGCATTTACTGATTGCTCCTGAACTTTCAAATAGACAGATATCTAAAATTATAGGATGTTCTCCTACTACAGTAGGAACTATAAGACAAGAATTAATAGATAAAAACGCACAATTTGGTCATCGGCACACACAAGATGATAGTTGGACTAAACACCCTTACTTTATAGCAAATAAAGATAAACTACTGTCTAAAGGACTATCTGACAAGTCTTTAAGAGCTCTGAAAAATAAGTTAGTGCTTGATAAGATGGCTGAAATAGGCAGTCTTTCACCTAGATATGCACAAAGGTTACTATATAAAGAGAAGAAACTCGCAAATAAAGACAAAAATATAACTGTATCTGAGCAAGATGTTCGTGTGTTCCTTGGAGATGTAAGAACAGGATTGCCTCAAATCGCTGACGGCTCGGTTTCGTTGTGTTTTGTTGATATTCCTTATGATAGAAAGGCAGTCGAAGAACTAACACCACACATTGCAAAGACAGCTGCTAGAATACTTTCTGATGGAGGGTCACTCTTGCTTATGGTGGGTGGGTCACACCTAGACATAGCACTAAATAAACTCACTACTACTGATAAAGCTCTTAAATTTCAGTGGGATATCGCTTATGTATGTCAAAGAGGTACACCACTTATACAAGGCAGACGAGTAACAACAGCAGTTAAACATATATTATGGATGGTCAAAGGTAAATATGATGGACCTATACAGTATGATTTGATATACACTCCACCCGATAATGCTGATAAAGAGCCACACCCTTGGGGTCAGAGCGTTGAGGGAATAAAATGCATATTAGAGCGTTGGTCTGTTGAGGGTGACACTATTGCAGACATAATGTGCGGAGGTGGTTCAACCGCACAAGCTGCTCTTGAACTAGGAGGTAGAAAGCTAGTTTTAAGCGACATAGACCCTAAGTCAGTTAAAACCACCAAGAATTTAGTAGCTAAGATGTTTGGAGCAAAGTAA
- a CDS encoding Fic/DOC family protein, with protein MRDPYLYDDVDILKNLANIKDHDLLSRAEADITNLSMLAVYNQSYKVFDTKTLQDIHSNIFAQIYDWAGELRTIQIAKYEDVLGGDTVRYTFPKQIKKELDAVMKEVKKLKRKDSNDKDIVFRLERIIAAIWQIHPFREGNTRTCIIFAVLLAKHLGFEVNHELFKTHSAYVRNALVWASQGIYSKHEYLERIFADAILGDSLNEDDVSTTVAGNYESIGEYKVKDYVERPHEYVKGK; from the coding sequence ATGAGGGATCCTTATTTATATGATGATGTAGATATATTAAAAAATCTTGCTAATATCAAAGACCACGATTTATTAAGTAGAGCCGAGGCAGATATAACGAACTTATCTATGCTTGCCGTCTATAACCAATCTTATAAGGTTTTTGATACAAAAACATTGCAAGATATTCACTCAAATATTTTTGCACAAATATACGATTGGGCTGGTGAGTTACGTACAATTCAAATTGCTAAATATGAGGATGTACTGGGAGGAGATACGGTTAGATATACTTTTCCTAAACAGATCAAGAAAGAGCTTGATGCTGTAATGAAGGAAGTAAAGAAACTGAAAAGAAAAGACAGCAATGATAAGGATATCGTGTTTCGCTTAGAGAGAATTATAGCTGCAATCTGGCAGATACACCCCTTTAGAGAGGGCAACACTAGAACTTGTATTATATTTGCTGTACTACTGGCAAAACACCTTGGCTTTGAAGTCAATCATGAGCTCTTTAAAACCCATTCGGCTTATGTGAGAAATGCCTTGGTATGGGCATCTCAAGGAATTTACTCAAAACACGAATATCTTGAACGAATTTTTGCCGATGCAATATTAGGCGATAGCCTTAATGAGGATGATGTTTCCACTACTGTCGCTGGAAACTATGAAAGCATTGGTGAGTATAAGGTTAAAGATTATGTGGAGCGTCCACATGAGTATGTGAAAGGTAAGTAA
- a CDS encoding transposase produces MKYSEDECHGRKNKNYTEDFKKQIVALKQNGKSTADIAREYQIAKSTVVKWSNDYSKSGSFKAEDNRMLLGGCKYFCVF; encoded by the coding sequence ATAAAATATTCAGAGGATGAATGTCATGGCAGGAAAAACAAAAATTATACAGAGGATTTTAAAAAGCAAATAGTAGCTCTTAAACAAAATGGAAAATCAACAGCAGATATTGCAAGAGAATATCAAATAGCGAAATCTACAGTAGTTAAGTGGTCAAATGATTATAGCAAATCTGGGTCTTTTAAGGCTGAAGATAATCGTATGTTACTGGGAGGCTGTAAATATTTTTGTGTATTCTAA